From the genome of Capricornis sumatraensis isolate serow.1 chromosome 17, serow.2, whole genome shotgun sequence, one region includes:
- the ZNF74 gene encoding zinc finger protein 74, with protein sequence MLENYQNLLSLGPPVCKPDVISHLERGEEPWRAPRDGPARPGPEPGREPGPEAEETLIYKEEPPWEPIAEGLARTGVHNPGFGNGCTWGGPATALTRGEASYASGGSAEERRRGNCESKEALGLQSALPAQPRLPSEGASPEGQPGRVRSTGAGSRRWSQGAGSGPFACGECGKAFQRSAALALHRRWHAREKAYKCGECGKAFSWSTNLLEHRRVHTGEKPFLCGQCGKAFSCRSSLNVHRRVHTGERPYKCGQCGKAFSCSSLLGMHLRVHTGERPYRCGECGKAFNQRTHLTRHRRVHTGEKPFRCAACGRAFACHSSLTAHEKLHSGDKPFRCGDCPKAFSSRSRLTLHRRAHTGEKPFRCGQCAKAFSCHSYLAVHQRVHSGERPFRCDECGKAFSSHSYLVVHRRVHTGEKPFDCSRCWKAFSCHSSLIVHQRVHTGEKPYRCGRCGRAFSQNHCLIKHQKTHSAEKAFKCHECGEVFGWSGPLAEHRRLHGGEKPFAVQLDQRLLSPYYVPGGLLGAGASGGGGVGPVDALDVAELLGVAPPSSSRSFPLGSNPGN encoded by the exons ATGCTGGAAAACTACCAGAACCTTCTCTCCCTGG GGCCTCCGGTCTGCAAGCCAGACGTCATCTCCCACCTGGAGCGAGGCGAGGAGCCATGGCGGGCTCCCAGAGACGGGCCTGCGCGGCCCGGTCCAG AACCAGGACGGGAGCCCGGGCCTGAGGCGGAGGAGACGCTTATTTACAAGGAAGAGCCGCCCTGGGAGCCGATCGCAGAAGGGCTGGCGAGGACTGGTGTGCACAACCCCGGGTTCGGCAACGGGTGTACCTGGGGGGGCCCGGCGACTGCTCTGACCCGAGGCGAAGCCTCCTACGCTAGTGGTGGGTCCGCCGAGGAGCGCCGGCGGGGCAACTGTGAGTCCAAGGAGGCACTTGGCTTGCAGAGCGCCCTGCCGGCCCAGCCCCGCCTTCCCTCAGAAGGCGCCTCCCCGGAAGGCCAGCCGGGCAGAGTGCGGTCCACCGGGGCCGGGAGCCGGCGCTGGAGCCAGGGTGCGGGGAGCGGCCCGTTCGCCTGCGgcgagtgtggcaaggccttccAGCGGAGCGCGGCGTTGGCGCTGCACCGGCGCTGGCATGCGCGCGAGAAGGCCTACAAGTGCGGCGAGTGCGGCAAGGCCTTCAGCTGGAGCACCAACCTCCTGGAGCACCGGCGCGTGCACACCGGCGAGAAGCCGTTCCTGTGCGGCCAGTGCGGCAAGGCCTTCAGCTGCCGCTCGTCCCTCAATGTGCACCGGCGCGTGCACACGGGCGAGCGGCCCTACAAGTGCGGCCAGTGCGGCAAGGCCTTCAGCTGCAGCTCGCTGCTGGGCATGCACCTGCGCGTGCACACGGGCGAGCGGCCCTACCGCTGCGGCGAGTGCGGCAAGGCCTTCAACCAGCGGACGCACCTCACGCGCCACCGCCGCGTGcacacgggcgagaagccctTCCGCTGCGCCGCGTGCGGCCGGGCCTTCGCCTGCCACTCGTCGCTGACGGCGCACGAGAAGCTGCATAGCGGCGACAAGCCCTTCCGCTGCGGCGACTGCCCGAAGGCCTTTAGCAGCCGCTCGCGCCTGACGCTGCACCGGCGCGCGcacacgggcgagaagccctTCCGCTGCGGCCAGTGCGCCAAGGCCTTCAGCTGCCACTCGTACCTGGCGGTGCACCAGCGCGTGCACAGCGGCGAGCGGCCCTTCCGCTGTGACGAGTGCGGCAAGGCCTTCAGCTCCCACTCATACCTGGTCGTGCACCGGCGCGTGcacacgggcgagaagccctTCGACTGCAGCCGCTGCTGGAAGGCCTTCAGCTGCCACTCGTCGCTCATCGTGCACCAGCGCGTGcacacgggcgagaagccctACCGGTGCGGCCGGTGCGGCCGGGCCTTCAGCCAGAACCACTGTCTCATCAAACATCAGAAGACCCACTCGGCCGAGAAGGCCTTCAAGTGCCACGAGTGCGGCGAGGTGTTCGGCTGGAGCGGGCCCCTGGCAGAGCACCGCAGGCTCCACGGCGGCGAGAAGCCCTTTGCCGTCCAGTTGGACCAGCGCTTGCTGAGCCCCTATTACGTGCCTGGCGGCCTGCTGGGCGCGGGAGCCTCGGGCGGGGGCGGCGTGGGCCCGGTCGATGCCCTGGACGTGGCCGAGCTCCTGGGTGTGGCCCCGCCCTCGAGCAGCAGGAGTTTCCCCCTGGGGAGCAACCCCGGAAATTAA